The Mycobacterium seoulense genome has a window encoding:
- a CDS encoding DUF5994 family protein produces the protein MKPTAHGSGYVDGAWWPRSDDLLTQLPDLIADLSMRLGAISCVKYNNTEWRATPAELVSGGRVVRLDGDRGHPPSTVEVLDCQGDKLALLVVPFHLGPDQAHGIVTAAAAPGDVSSVDTLLMISAKDRENRTKRTAARARWELATRL, from the coding sequence TTGAAACCCACCGCGCATGGCAGCGGGTATGTGGATGGTGCATGGTGGCCACGCAGTGATGACCTGCTGACACAACTGCCTGATCTGATCGCCGACCTGTCGATGCGTCTGGGCGCGATCAGTTGTGTGAAGTACAACAACACCGAATGGAGGGCAACGCCCGCCGAACTGGTGAGCGGGGGACGGGTGGTCCGACTTGACGGAGACCGCGGCCATCCGCCAAGTACGGTGGAAGTCCTTGACTGCCAAGGCGATAAGCTTGCGTTGCTGGTTGTCCCATTTCACCTCGGCCCCGATCAGGCGCACGGGATCGTGACGGCAGCCGCCGCGCCTGGCGACGTGTCGAGCGTCGATACCCTGCTCATGATCAGCGCGAAAGACCGCGAAAACCGCACGAAGAGGACCGCCGCGCGCGCCCGCTGGGAATTAGCAACGCGGCTATGA
- a CDS encoding glycosyltransferase, whose amino-acid sequence MSAATSFGILGTYPPTASGLATFSAALASGLSTNGAEVSVVRVSDGPPASSARIIGELVNGSAASIAACAELLNQSDVAVIQHEYGIYGGVDGAEVVGIIDRLRVPLILVAHAVPKDPTPHQRSLLELLAARADQVVVMSEAASRRLRRGFDIARHKIATIPYGATVPTKPSCMRSGRPVVLTPGLLGPGDGIERVIEAMASLDDLPGRPRYVVAGRTDPNVLAADGEAYRNARIDQALRSGVADSVCFDTDCRNVPMLTELFQSAAVVVLPYDSTDQVTSSALVDAVASGRPVVATAFPHAVELLASGAGIVVAHDDPDALAGALRRVLTEPRLAGAMAAEARRLAPEMAWPNVARAYLRLAHRVLAQRRARA is encoded by the coding sequence ATTTCCGCTGCCACGAGTTTCGGCATTCTGGGTACGTATCCACCGACGGCGTCCGGACTGGCTACGTTCAGCGCCGCGCTGGCAAGCGGGTTGAGCACCAATGGCGCCGAGGTCAGCGTCGTTCGAGTGTCCGACGGGCCGCCGGCCTCGAGCGCCCGCATCATCGGAGAGCTGGTCAACGGCTCAGCGGCATCCATCGCAGCGTGCGCCGAGTTGCTGAACCAGAGCGACGTCGCCGTGATCCAGCATGAGTACGGCATCTACGGAGGCGTCGACGGCGCCGAAGTCGTGGGCATCATCGACAGACTGCGTGTCCCATTGATCTTGGTCGCTCACGCCGTCCCCAAAGACCCTACGCCACACCAGCGTTCGCTTCTCGAGCTGCTCGCCGCCCGGGCGGACCAGGTGGTTGTGATGTCCGAGGCCGCCAGCCGACGGCTGCGCCGGGGCTTCGACATCGCCCGCCACAAGATCGCCACCATCCCATACGGCGCGACCGTCCCGACGAAGCCATCCTGCATGCGCAGCGGTCGACCCGTCGTGTTGACCCCGGGCCTGCTCGGCCCAGGCGACGGCATCGAGCGGGTGATCGAGGCAATGGCGTCGCTTGATGACCTGCCCGGCCGGCCGCGGTACGTGGTTGCGGGCAGAACGGACCCGAATGTGCTGGCCGCCGACGGCGAGGCGTACCGGAATGCCCGGATAGATCAGGCGCTGCGCAGCGGTGTCGCGGATTCGGTGTGCTTTGACACGGATTGCCGGAACGTTCCGATGCTCACCGAACTCTTCCAGTCCGCGGCGGTCGTGGTGTTGCCCTACGACTCGACCGATCAGGTCACCTCCAGTGCTCTGGTCGACGCCGTCGCGAGCGGCCGACCGGTCGTGGCCACCGCGTTCCCGCACGCCGTCGAGCTGCTCGCCAGTGGCGCCGGCATCGTCGTCGCGCATGACGATCCGGATGCGCTGGCTGGTGCCCTGCGCCGGGTGCTGACCGAGCCGCGCCTCGCCGGCGCGATGGCGGCCGAGGCCAGGAGATTAGCGCCCGAGATGGCCTGGCCAAACGTCGCCCGTGCGTATCTGCGGCTCGCGCATCGGGTCCTCGCGCAGCGACGGGCGCGGGCATGA
- a CDS encoding transglutaminase-like domain-containing protein, whose product MRREVGAELEVEITAPTTLEFQIAVAPHPRTEVSESLRFVLNGRPVQPLDVSGVHGNRIHKFDAEVGTLRVDYAATIVGQTDPAPVTEYDLSMYLRPSRYAEADKFYGFAATEFGTYGDSATLLENVSSWVGTRLNYVPGSSDPIDGAVETLLSGEGVCRDYAHLVVALLRAVNVPARLVSVYAPGVHPMDFHAVAEAFVEGQWRVVDATLLAPRQTLVRIATGRDASDTAFLDNHGGAITLNQLVVTAVVDGDLPRDSIDHLVSIR is encoded by the coding sequence ATGAGACGCGAAGTGGGCGCCGAGCTCGAAGTCGAAATCACCGCACCCACAACGCTGGAGTTTCAGATCGCAGTCGCCCCGCATCCACGCACTGAGGTCTCCGAATCGCTGCGTTTCGTCTTGAATGGACGGCCCGTCCAGCCGTTGGACGTCAGCGGTGTGCACGGCAACCGTATCCACAAGTTCGACGCGGAGGTGGGCACCCTGAGAGTCGACTACGCGGCGACGATCGTGGGTCAAACCGATCCGGCTCCGGTGACCGAATACGACCTGTCGATGTATCTGCGACCCAGTCGCTACGCCGAGGCCGATAAGTTCTATGGTTTCGCCGCAACCGAATTCGGCACCTACGGCGATTCGGCGACGCTGCTGGAGAATGTGAGCTCGTGGGTGGGCACCAGGCTGAACTATGTGCCCGGCTCAAGCGATCCGATCGACGGGGCGGTGGAAACCCTGCTCTCCGGCGAAGGTGTGTGCCGCGACTACGCGCACCTGGTGGTGGCGCTGCTGCGTGCGGTCAACGTCCCGGCCCGCCTGGTATCGGTGTACGCGCCCGGGGTGCATCCGATGGACTTTCACGCCGTGGCCGAGGCTTTTGTCGAGGGGCAATGGCGGGTGGTCGATGCGACGCTGCTGGCTCCGCGGCAAACCCTGGTGCGGATAGCCACAGGGCGGGACGCCTCAGACACCGCGTTTCTCGATAATCACGGAGGCGCGATCACGCTGAACCAGCTGGTGGTGACCGCCGTCGTCGACGGCGACCTACCGCGGGATTCGATCGACCACCTCGTTTCCATCCGTTGA
- a CDS encoding fatty acid desaturase family protein encodes MAITDIAAFAHLTDADIENLAIELDAIRQDIEDSLGERDARYIRRTIAAQRAVEVAGRLMLTASAKRSAWWAGTVTLGLAKIIENMEIGHNVMHGQWNWMNDPEIHSSTWEWDMSAASKHWISSHNFQHHKYTNILGMDDDVGYFILRVTRDQPWQRFNVGNLLFNAILALGFEWGIGLQTVDFEKLVKAGPERALTLQQAREFSAKAGRQVVKDYIAFPALTSLSPAATYKSTLKANAVANVIRNIWANAVIFCGHFPDGADKFTKTDMTGETRGQWYLRQMLGSANFEAGPALRFMSGNLCHQIEHHLYPDLPSNRLHEVSIRVRQICDKYDLPYTTGSFLMQYGKAWRTIAKLSLPDRHLRDTADDAPETRSERMFTDLEPGFGGIDLKTGRRRGLKTAIAAIATSVAKPARGGLR; translated from the coding sequence ATGGCGATTACCGACATTGCGGCCTTCGCTCACCTGACCGACGCCGACATCGAGAACCTGGCCATCGAGCTGGACGCCATCCGACAGGACATCGAAGACTCTCTCGGCGAGCGCGACGCCCGCTACATCCGCCGCACCATCGCCGCGCAACGCGCCGTGGAGGTAGCCGGCCGGCTCATGCTGACCGCAAGTGCGAAACGCTCTGCGTGGTGGGCGGGAACGGTGACCCTGGGTCTGGCCAAGATCATCGAGAACATGGAGATCGGCCACAACGTCATGCACGGCCAGTGGAACTGGATGAACGATCCCGAGATCCACTCCTCGACATGGGAGTGGGACATGAGTGCGGCATCAAAGCACTGGATTTCCTCCCACAACTTTCAGCACCACAAGTACACCAACATCCTCGGCATGGACGACGACGTCGGCTACTTCATCCTGCGAGTCACGCGCGACCAGCCATGGCAGCGCTTCAACGTCGGCAACCTGCTGTTCAATGCCATCCTCGCGCTTGGGTTCGAGTGGGGAATCGGCTTGCAGACCGTCGATTTCGAGAAGCTCGTGAAGGCTGGACCGGAGCGTGCCCTCACCCTTCAGCAGGCACGTGAGTTCTCAGCCAAGGCCGGAAGGCAGGTGGTCAAGGACTACATCGCGTTCCCGGCGCTGACCTCGTTGTCGCCCGCGGCGACCTACAAATCGACGCTGAAGGCCAACGCGGTGGCCAACGTGATCCGCAACATCTGGGCCAATGCGGTGATCTTCTGCGGGCATTTCCCCGATGGCGCAGATAAATTCACGAAGACCGACATGACCGGCGAGACCCGGGGCCAGTGGTATCTGCGCCAGATGCTGGGTAGCGCCAACTTCGAGGCCGGGCCCGCGCTGCGGTTCATGAGCGGCAACCTGTGCCACCAGATCGAGCACCACCTTTACCCCGATCTGCCCAGTAACCGCCTGCACGAGGTCTCGATCCGGGTCAGGCAAATCTGCGACAAGTACGACCTGCCCTACACCACCGGTTCATTCTTGATGCAGTACGGCAAGGCGTGGCGCACCATCGCCAAACTGTCGTTGCCGGACCGCCACTTGCGCGACACCGCCGACGACGCCCCGGAGACCCGCAGCGAGCGGATGTTCACCGACTTGGAGCCGGGTTTCGGCGGCATTGATCTAAAGACAGGGCGCCGTCGCGGGCTCAAGACAGCGATCGCGGCGATCGCAACCAGCGTCGCGAAGCCCGCGCGAGGTGGACTTCGGTGA
- a CDS encoding DUF5994 family protein — MTLKQDHTDAGRRQTPPAHTPRLRLKPKAPQSGYVDGAWWPHGDDLTTELPDLLAVLSVRLGPIGRVIYNVNEWAKPPAKFAAGGRMVRLDGYHRQPVDTIEVLGLNRNKIVLLVVSPHADPDQAHTIMMAAASPNNGSTVEGLMISPEEMEAPV; from the coding sequence ATGACGCTGAAACAAGACCACACGGATGCCGGGCGACGGCAAACCCCACCGGCACACACACCGCGCCTGAGGCTAAAGCCCAAGGCGCCCCAAAGCGGGTATGTCGATGGCGCATGGTGGCCGCACGGTGACGACCTGACGACGGAGCTACCGGATCTGCTGGCAGTGCTGTCGGTTCGACTCGGGCCGATTGGCCGCGTGATCTACAACGTCAACGAATGGGCAAAGCCGCCCGCCAAGTTCGCGGCCGGGGGACGCATGGTGCGACTCGACGGATACCACCGCCAGCCGGTCGACACCATCGAAGTCCTCGGCCTCAATCGCAACAAAATCGTCCTGTTGGTGGTCTCCCCGCACGCCGACCCGGACCAGGCGCACACCATCATGATGGCCGCGGCCAGCCCGAACAATGGCTCGACCGTCGAGGGCCTCATGATCAGCCCGGAAGAAATGGAGGCCCCGGTATAG
- a CDS encoding DUF5994 family protein — translation MAHPSAAPSNMTRLALCGRDDTSAAVDGAWWPKSLDLSSELPDLLAVFGLWIGTVRRVVYDPSVWLPAPTRIRRHDEMVSLNPYRLIFSDTIYLMGTHSRDAVLFVLAPSSSTEDACRLMSEVHTSAEPMNAGDLRQLVRRCASELGSPEQSAPLDPHETSWG, via the coding sequence GTGGCGCATCCTTCCGCTGCCCCGTCAAACATGACCCGGTTAGCGCTGTGTGGACGCGACGATACAAGCGCCGCCGTGGACGGCGCCTGGTGGCCGAAGAGCTTGGACCTGAGCTCAGAGCTACCGGACTTACTTGCCGTATTCGGTTTATGGATCGGCACAGTGCGCCGGGTCGTTTACGACCCGAGTGTGTGGTTGCCCGCGCCTACACGGATTAGACGCCACGATGAGATGGTTTCACTCAATCCCTACCGGCTGATCTTCAGCGACACGATCTATCTGATGGGTACGCATTCTCGCGACGCGGTGCTGTTCGTGCTGGCGCCTTCGAGCTCTACGGAGGACGCCTGCCGCCTCATGTCTGAGGTTCACACTTCAGCAGAACCGATGAATGCGGGCGACCTGCGCCAACTCGTGCGCAGATGCGCCTCAGAGCTTGGGAGTCCGGAGCAATCGGCACCGTTGGATCCGCACGAAACGTCCTGGGGCTGA